GAGATGTTTGGCCTGATGAAGGTCGTCCTACTGCCTATGAGTTTAAAACAACTTACCAATGCTAAAACAAATTCTCTAGCTTTAACGCTAGAGAGTAAAAATTAACTCTATATCTTTTGCCCTAAATCGCACTTTTTGCTATAATTTGGTTAAAGATTAATAGTTGGTAAAAGATGTCAAATAAAATTACTCAGCTCATGCTAAATGAGCTTATACTACAATCAAAAAAATCAGACACTCACTTGGCTGATAAGCTAGAGTCTGTTTTAAACTTCTACACAACAGAGCAAAAAGAAAACCAAAAAACTATAAAACAAAATGAGTACTTTTTAAAACAGTGGGACAGAAGAAACATCCTTGCAAACCAAAGAGATATGCAAAAAGATGAACTTTTAAAACAACAGTCAAGACTTGCCTCAATGGGCGAAATGATAGATGCTATCGCACATCAATGGAAACAACCACTAAACTCTATCAGCATGATGAGTGATATGTTAAGAGAAGACTTTAAAACTGGCAGTGTTGATGAGCCATATATCCAAGAACTTGATAAAAATATTCATATGCAAATAGATCACATGGTTAGCACTCTTAGTGAGTTTCGTACATTTTTTAGACCAAGCACTAAAAACGAGGAGTTTACTTTTTTAGATGCGCTCAAGAGCGTTCAAGTTCTTATGAAAGATGAACTTATCTCTCAGGGCATTCTTTTATACTTAGAGATAGATGAGCACCTTAGTATATTTGGAAATAAAAATGAGTTTAAACATCTCTTTATAAATCTCATAAACAACTCCATTGACTCTTTTAATGAAAAAAACATACGTAATAGAAAAGTCCATATTAGATGCTATGAAGAAAACAGCAACACCTATATAGAAGTGCAAGACAATGCAGGAGGGGTCTCCCTTGAAGTTATAGATGATATCTTCAAAGCAAATATTACTACAAAAAAAGAGGGTAAAGGGACAGGAATAGGCCTATATATGAGTGAGCAAATCCTCAAAAAAAACCACGGTTCCATAAATGTTCACAATACAAAAGATGGAGCTTTGTTTACAATAACTCTCAAACAGCCCACTAGATAAATCTTGCCTTACAAAAGCCTAACACAAAATCTGATATAATTTCAATCTTGATTGTAATATGTAAGAGTGTCATAATCAAAATTTCAAGTTTTAAGGATTCAAAGTGAATCATATCAAAGCGGGCAAATATCGCCCTTACCCAAAAATAGATTTGCCAAATAGAGAGTGGCCAGACAACACAATTACAAAAGCTCCTAGGTGGTGTAGTGTAGATTTACGTGATGGAAATCAAGCGCTTATCAATCCAATGGACATGACTAAAAAACTTGAACTTTTTGCACTCTTACTTAAACTCGGTTTCAAAGAGATAGAGGTGGGTTTTCCATCTGCATCTAAAGTTGAGTTTGACTTTTTACGCCGTTTGGTTGATGACAAACTTATCCCTGATGACGTAACTATCCAAGTCTTAGTCCAAGCTAGAGAGC
This sequence is a window from Sulfurimonas hongkongensis. Protein-coding genes within it:
- a CDS encoding sensor histidine kinase, whose product is MSNKITQLMLNELILQSKKSDTHLADKLESVLNFYTTEQKENQKTIKQNEYFLKQWDRRNILANQRDMQKDELLKQQSRLASMGEMIDAIAHQWKQPLNSISMMSDMLREDFKTGSVDEPYIQELDKNIHMQIDHMVSTLSEFRTFFRPSTKNEEFTFLDALKSVQVLMKDELISQGILLYLEIDEHLSIFGNKNEFKHLFINLINNSIDSFNEKNIRNRKVHIRCYEENSNTYIEVQDNAGGVSLEVIDDIFKANITTKKEGKGTGIGLYMSEQILKKNHGSINVHNTKDGALFTITLKQPTR